In one Halosimplex halophilum genomic region, the following are encoded:
- a CDS encoding citrate synthase/methylcitrate synthase, whose amino-acid sequence MRDEELNRGLEGIRVAETRLSDIDGEAGVLTIGGFPVDELARNATYEESVFLLFEDRLPTADELDAFRADLAARRGIGDEVKAVLRRAAEEERPAMDALRMGAAAANLGTGAEDPEADARRVVAVFPTIVAAYWRYRDGEEPVEPREDLRHAANYLYMLTGEEPDAAAVRGLETYLNTVVDHGLNASTFTARTVVSTESDVVSAATAAVGTLKGPLHGGAPGPVLDMLKDIHESGDPERYVREKLEAGERLMGFGHRVYRVRDPRAAVLEAAASEFYEEAGDSDFFETIKEFEDIAVEALAEHKPGRDLETNVEFYTAALLDGVGVPKELFTTCFAVSRVGGWTAHALEQLDDNRLIRPLSAYVGDHDRSWTPVDER is encoded by the coding sequence ATGCGTGACGAGGAACTGAACCGCGGGCTGGAGGGTATCAGGGTCGCGGAGACGCGGCTGAGCGACATCGACGGCGAGGCGGGCGTGCTCACGATCGGCGGGTTCCCCGTCGACGAGCTCGCGCGCAACGCCACCTACGAGGAGAGCGTCTTCCTGCTGTTCGAGGACCGGCTCCCGACGGCCGACGAACTCGACGCCTTCCGGGCGGACCTGGCGGCCCGTCGCGGGATCGGCGACGAAGTGAAGGCGGTCCTGCGGCGGGCCGCCGAGGAGGAGAGACCGGCGATGGACGCCCTCCGGATGGGCGCCGCGGCGGCGAACCTCGGGACCGGCGCGGAGGACCCCGAGGCCGACGCCCGGCGGGTCGTCGCCGTCTTCCCGACCATCGTCGCGGCCTACTGGCGCTACCGTGACGGCGAGGAGCCGGTCGAACCCCGCGAGGACCTGCGCCACGCGGCGAACTACCTCTACATGCTAACCGGCGAGGAGCCCGACGCGGCCGCGGTCCGCGGACTGGAGACGTACCTCAACACGGTCGTCGACCACGGGCTGAACGCCTCGACGTTCACCGCCCGTACGGTCGTCTCGACGGAGTCCGACGTGGTCTCGGCGGCGACCGCGGCCGTCGGCACCCTCAAGGGACCGCTCCACGGCGGGGCACCGGGACCCGTCCTCGACATGCTCAAGGACATCCACGAGTCGGGCGACCCCGAGAGGTACGTCCGCGAGAAGCTGGAGGCCGGCGAGCGGCTGATGGGCTTCGGCCACCGGGTCTACCGCGTCAGGGACCCGCGGGCGGCCGTCCTCGAAGCGGCGGCGTCGGAGTTCTACGAGGAGGCCGGCGACTCCGACTTCTTCGAGACGATCAAGGAGTTCGAGGACATCGCGGTCGAGGCCCTCGCCGAGCACAAGCCGGGCCGGGACCTGGAGACGAACGTCGAGTTCTACACCGCCGCCCTGCTCGACGGCGTCGGCGTCCCCAAGGAGCTGTTCACGACCTGCTTCGCCGTCTCCCGCGTCGGCGGCTGGACCGCCCACGCGCTCGAACAGCTGGACGACAACCGCCTCATCCGCCCGCTCTCCGCCTACGTCGGCGACCACGACCGCTCGTGGACGCCCGTCGACGAGCGGTAG
- a CDS encoding DNA-3-methyladenine glycosylase family protein, translated as MTVERGVLALDEFPGPFDLQSTVESGQSYLWDRADGRMYDETGAFGGDAWYETVVRVDGDPAVVRVRQVDDRLEWESSVDAVPILRERLRLGDDLPAIRAATPDDEVVESAFDAYWGMRLVDDPAVPSLISFICSAQMRVARIHGMQRELERAFGSTVEFDGRTYHAFPTAEQLAEASEAELRDLGLGYRAPYVRDTARMVADGEAHPEEAAGLDYEDARESLTRFVGVGDKVADCVLLFALDYLEAVPLDTWIRTTIEEYYPDCDRGNYADTSRAIREAFGGEYAGYAQTYVFHYLR; from the coding sequence ATGACCGTCGAACGCGGCGTCCTCGCCCTCGATGAGTTTCCCGGTCCGTTCGACCTGCAGTCGACCGTCGAGAGCGGCCAGTCGTACCTCTGGGACCGCGCCGACGGCCGGATGTACGACGAGACGGGTGCCTTCGGCGGCGACGCCTGGTACGAGACCGTCGTCCGCGTCGACGGCGACCCGGCCGTCGTCCGCGTCCGCCAGGTCGACGACCGCCTGGAGTGGGAGTCGTCGGTCGACGCCGTCCCGATACTCCGCGAGCGGCTGCGACTGGGCGACGACCTCCCGGCGATCCGGGCGGCGACGCCCGACGACGAGGTGGTCGAGTCGGCCTTCGACGCCTACTGGGGGATGCGCCTCGTCGACGACCCCGCCGTCCCGTCGCTGATATCGTTCATCTGCTCGGCCCAGATGCGCGTCGCCCGCATCCACGGCATGCAGCGGGAACTCGAACGCGCGTTCGGCTCGACCGTCGAGTTCGACGGCCGGACCTACCACGCGTTCCCGACCGCCGAGCAACTCGCCGAGGCCAGCGAGGCCGAACTCCGCGACCTGGGGCTGGGCTACCGGGCGCCGTACGTCCGCGACACGGCGCGGATGGTCGCCGACGGCGAGGCCCACCCGGAGGAGGCGGCCGGGCTGGACTACGAGGACGCCCGCGAGTCGCTCACCCGCTTCGTCGGCGTCGGCGACAAGGTAGCCGACTGTGTCCTGCTGTTCGCGCTCGACTACCTGGAGGCCGTCCCGCTGGACACCTGGATCCGGACGACCATCGAGGAGTACTACCCCGACTGCGACCGCGGCAACTACGCCGACACCTCCCGCGCCATCCGCGAGGCCTTCGGCGGCGAGTACGCCGGCTACGCCCAGACCTACGTGTTCCACTACCTGCGGTAG
- a CDS encoding DUF555 domain-containing protein: MNCRVVVEAAVPVYDVETADEAVRIAISKTGEMLNPDLNYVEINMGERSCPHCGEELEPAFIAADESLVALELEITVFNVEREEHAARIARKEIGQRLENIPLEVLEIEQVDEDGDEDEEESGDDESEPAADEGEEPVREDRSGDERGDGGSGDERGDDVLPEFEELIDES, translated from the coding sequence ATGAACTGCAGAGTTGTCGTCGAAGCGGCCGTCCCCGTCTACGACGTGGAGACGGCCGACGAGGCGGTCCGGATCGCCATCTCGAAGACGGGGGAGATGCTCAACCCGGACCTCAACTACGTCGAGATCAACATGGGCGAGCGGTCCTGTCCCCACTGCGGCGAGGAACTCGAACCGGCCTTCATCGCCGCCGACGAGAGCCTCGTCGCGCTCGAGCTGGAGATCACCGTCTTCAACGTCGAGCGCGAGGAGCACGCCGCCCGGATCGCCCGCAAGGAGATCGGCCAGCGCCTCGAGAACATCCCGCTCGAGGTCCTCGAGATCGAGCAGGTCGACGAGGACGGCGACGAGGACGAGGAGGAATCGGGAGACGACGAGAGCGAGCCCGCGGCCGACGAGGGGGAGGAGCCGGTCCGGGAGGACCGGTCGGGCGACGAACGGGGCGACGGGGGGTCGGGCGACGAACGCGGCGACGACGTGTTACCCGAGTTCGAGGAACTCATCGACGAGTCGTAG
- a CDS encoding UPF0058 family protein: protein MKKQELIHLHGLLAQVENHYEMETGEEVEHDEYTSLGVRPTSIHKSKTDHKNAVFALAKGITSEMETETRERVPASAD from the coding sequence ATGAAAAAGCAGGAGCTCATTCACCTTCACGGCCTGCTTGCTCAGGTGGAGAACCACTACGAAATGGAGACAGGGGAAGAGGTGGAACACGACGAGTACACTTCTCTCGGCGTACGGCCGACCTCGATCCACAAGTCGAAGACCGACCACAAGAACGCCGTTTTCGCCCTGGCGAAGGGCATCACTTCGGAGATGGAGACCGAGACGCGCGAGCGCGTCCCGGCCTCCGCGGACTGA
- a CDS encoding translation initiation factor IF-2 subunit beta, with translation MDYDDMLDRAMEETPEIEGSSDRFAVPDPDIRQEGNVTVYENFQDTCDRLGREDDHVMQFLQNELGTSGHIDESGRARLTGEFSERRVSNAVDEYADEFVLCPECGLPDTHFEREGGVLLLRCEACGARSATSG, from the coding sequence ATGGACTACGACGACATGCTCGACCGGGCGATGGAGGAGACGCCGGAGATCGAGGGGAGCTCCGACCGGTTCGCGGTGCCGGACCCGGACATCCGCCAGGAGGGCAACGTGACGGTCTACGAGAACTTCCAGGACACCTGCGACCGCCTGGGCCGCGAGGACGACCACGTCATGCAGTTCCTCCAGAACGAGCTGGGGACCAGCGGCCACATCGACGAGAGCGGCCGCGCGCGGCTGACCGGCGAGTTCAGCGAACGCCGCGTCAGCAACGCCGTCGACGAGTACGCCGACGAGTTCGTCCTCTGCCCGGAGTGTGGCCTGCCGGACACCCACTTCGAGCGCGAGGGCGGCGTGTTGCTCCTCCGCTGTGAGGCCTGCGGCGCGCGGTCCGCGACGAGCGGCTAG
- a CDS encoding DUF7836 family putative zinc-binding protein → MEEAYVRLLCPECTKDWESTPTDLPEHTDLFHCPNCHASRRLAEFTRTDRDLQTLKRLS, encoded by the coding sequence ATGGAGGAAGCGTACGTCCGACTGCTCTGCCCCGAGTGTACCAAAGACTGGGAGTCGACGCCGACGGACCTGCCGGAACACACCGACCTCTTTCACTGCCCCAACTGCCACGCGAGCCGCCGGCTCGCGGAGTTCACGCGGACCGACCGGGACCTGCAGACGCTGAAGCGACTGAGCTAG
- a CDS encoding transcription initiation factor IIB codes for MSDTTIRTGAEEQTSERLRAEQEESTTEHECPECGGRLDADTEHGETVCSECGLVVEEDEIDHGPEWRAFNPSEKDEKSRVGAPTTNMMHDKGLSTNIGWQNKDAYGNSLSSNQRQKMQRLRTWNERFRTRDSKERNLKQALGEIDRMASALGLPKTVRETASVIYRRALEENLLPGRSIEGVATSALYAAARQANTPRSLDEMTAVSRVDKMELTRTYRYVVRELNLEIRPADPESYLPRFVSDLALGDDTERRARELIESARDQGILSGKSPVGLAAAAVYAAALLTNEKVTQSEVSEVANISEVTIRNRYKELLESVDAPA; via the coding sequence ATGAGCGACACGACAATTCGAACCGGCGCCGAGGAACAGACGAGCGAACGGCTGCGGGCGGAGCAGGAGGAGTCGACCACCGAGCACGAGTGCCCCGAGTGCGGCGGTCGGCTCGACGCCGACACCGAGCACGGCGAGACCGTGTGTTCGGAGTGCGGCCTGGTCGTCGAGGAGGACGAGATCGACCACGGCCCCGAGTGGCGGGCGTTCAACCCCTCGGAGAAGGACGAGAAGTCCCGCGTCGGCGCGCCGACGACGAACATGATGCACGACAAGGGCCTCTCGACCAACATCGGCTGGCAGAACAAGGACGCCTACGGCAACTCGCTGTCGTCGAACCAGCGCCAGAAGATGCAGCGGCTGCGCACCTGGAACGAGCGGTTCCGGACCCGCGACTCGAAGGAGCGCAACCTCAAGCAGGCGCTCGGCGAGATCGACCGCATGGCCTCCGCGCTCGGCCTCCCGAAGACCGTCCGGGAGACGGCCTCGGTCATCTACCGCCGCGCGCTGGAGGAGAACCTCCTGCCCGGCCGCTCCATCGAGGGCGTGGCCACGTCGGCGCTGTACGCCGCCGCCCGGCAGGCCAACACGCCGCGCAGCCTCGACGAGATGACCGCCGTCTCCCGCGTCGACAAGATGGAGCTCACGCGGACCTACCGCTACGTCGTCCGCGAGCTGAACCTGGAGATCAGGCCGGCCGACCCCGAGAGCTACCTCCCGCGGTTCGTCTCGGACCTGGCGCTGGGCGACGACACCGAGCGCCGGGCGCGCGAGCTCATCGAGAGCGCGCGCGACCAGGGCATCCTCAGCGGGAAGAGCCCGGTCGGCCTCGCCGCCGCCGCGGTGTACGCCGCCGCCCTGCTGACCAACGAGAAGGTCACCCAGTCGGAGGTCAGCGAGGTCGCCAACATCTCCGAGGTCACCATCCGCAACCGCTACAAGGAACTGCTCGAATCCGTCGACGCCCCGGCCTGA
- a CDS encoding DUF7549 family protein → MWVRSEYAGELAVLATWLTALLPWSVSVLRESPSWLDGTFTVVNIRFVFLQFHYLFGVALGRQSLDGLVQFVPEIPGFVPPNQVPEGQLWLATAGFFGCMLLLSLVYYARDEQLEAAAERAETRIAGGAPDALADAVPGAAAARLTLDPVRVFGACFAVLAVAFSVATAMFFQHQPTVPVGAVFMWVFAVVLLRVERT, encoded by the coding sequence ATGTGGGTCCGCTCGGAGTACGCCGGTGAACTGGCCGTTCTCGCGACGTGGCTGACCGCCCTCCTGCCGTGGTCGGTGTCGGTGCTGCGCGAGTCGCCCTCCTGGCTCGACGGCACCTTCACCGTCGTCAACATCCGGTTCGTCTTCCTCCAGTTCCACTACCTGTTCGGGGTCGCGCTGGGCCGGCAGTCGCTGGACGGGCTCGTCCAGTTCGTCCCCGAGATCCCCGGGTTCGTCCCCCCGAACCAGGTGCCCGAGGGACAGCTCTGGCTCGCCACCGCCGGGTTCTTCGGGTGCATGCTCCTGCTGAGTCTCGTCTACTACGCGCGCGACGAGCAGCTCGAAGCGGCCGCCGAGCGAGCCGAGACACGGATCGCCGGCGGGGCGCCCGACGCGCTCGCCGACGCCGTCCCCGGAGCCGCCGCGGCCAGGCTGACGCTCGACCCCGTCCGCGTGTTCGGCGCCTGCTTCGCGGTCCTCGCGGTCGCCTTCTCGGTCGCCACGGCGATGTTCTTCCAGCACCAGCCGACCGTCCCCGTCGGCGCGGTCTTCATGTGGGTCTTCGCGGTCGTGCTCCTGCGGGTGGAACGCACCTGA
- a CDS encoding DUF5793 family protein, whose product MRRDYVTLELRHVDRDGDRLPTAALRYDGPSDLLEERLTDAGGDRLDRDRVDVAFRFRTAGDDDAAGVFSLTNRVTGEFVVEVNADAGSVRELVDAARREDDPDDADGCYRVVVERDGETVADFEKRTLLVYDDEGSLLRQHSLIPSGVEL is encoded by the coding sequence ATGAGGCGCGATTACGTCACGCTGGAACTCCGTCACGTCGACCGGGACGGCGACCGCCTGCCGACGGCCGCGTTGCGCTACGACGGCCCGTCGGACCTCCTCGAGGAGCGCCTCACGGACGCCGGGGGCGACCGGCTGGACCGCGACCGCGTCGACGTCGCCTTCCGCTTCCGGACGGCCGGCGACGACGACGCCGCCGGCGTCTTCAGCCTCACCAACCGGGTGACCGGGGAGTTCGTCGTCGAGGTCAACGCCGACGCCGGGTCGGTGCGGGAACTCGTCGACGCCGCCCGCCGCGAGGACGACCCCGACGACGCCGACGGCTGCTACCGCGTCGTCGTCGAGCGCGACGGCGAGACGGTCGCCGACTTCGAGAAACGCACCCTGCTCGTCTACGACGACGAGGGGAGTCTCCTCCGCCAGCACAGTCTCATCCCCAGCGGCGTCGAGCTGTAG
- a CDS encoding SIR2 family NAD-dependent protein deacylase, whose protein sequence is MDGDDAESGGDPAGVTDASGADGAAVSALASEIEAAERVVALTGAGVSVPSGIPPFRGESSDDGPDPVWETHDPADFHRRRFDADPEGFWTDRLALRETLYGDGVEPNAAHEALATLESRGYLDTLLTQNVDGLHAAAGSESVVELHGTSARVVCDRCGATGPADPVFERVSEGERPPTCDCGGVLKPDVVLFGEALPDEAFDRAQTAARRCDVFLAVGSSLTVRPAALLPEIAAESGATLAVVNLDETDYSERAAYDLRADATAALPALVAALDG, encoded by the coding sequence ATGGACGGCGACGACGCCGAGAGCGGGGGCGACCCGGCAGGAGTGACAGACGCCAGCGGCGCGGACGGGGCGGCGGTGTCGGCGCTCGCGAGCGAGATCGAAGCGGCCGAGCGGGTCGTCGCGCTCACCGGCGCGGGCGTGAGCGTCCCGTCGGGGATCCCGCCGTTCCGCGGCGAGTCGAGCGACGACGGGCCAGACCCGGTCTGGGAGACCCACGACCCCGCGGACTTCCACCGGCGGCGCTTCGACGCCGACCCCGAGGGGTTCTGGACCGACCGGCTGGCCCTCCGGGAGACGCTGTACGGCGACGGGGTCGAGCCGAACGCGGCCCACGAGGCGCTGGCGACGCTCGAATCGCGGGGCTACCTCGACACGCTGCTGACCCAGAACGTCGACGGGCTCCACGCGGCCGCGGGCTCGGAGTCGGTGGTCGAACTCCACGGGACGAGCGCCCGCGTGGTCTGTGACCGCTGTGGCGCGACCGGACCGGCCGACCCGGTCTTCGAGCGCGTCAGCGAGGGCGAGCGGCCGCCGACTTGCGACTGCGGGGGCGTCCTCAAACCGGACGTGGTGCTGTTCGGCGAGGCGCTGCCGGACGAGGCGTTCGACCGGGCCCAGACCGCCGCGCGGCGCTGCGACGTGTTCCTCGCGGTCGGGTCGTCGCTGACGGTGCGGCCGGCGGCGCTGCTGCCCGAGATCGCCGCCGAGTCGGGCGCGACGCTGGCCGTCGTGAACCTCGACGAGACGGACTACTCCGAACGAGCGGCCTACGATCTCCGGGCGGACGCGACGGCGGCGCTGCCGGCGCTGGTCGCGGCGCTCGACGGGTAG
- the sucC gene encoding ADP-forming succinate--CoA ligase subunit beta produces MRLHEYQAKQVFSDAGIPTPASDLAGTVDEAVAAAEEIGYPVAVKAQVHVGGRGKAGGIKLADDESEAREAAEDILGMDLKGYTVDRVLVEEAVDFENELYVGVTMDRGEGKPVAMVSTRGGVNIEEVAEEDPDAIAREHIDPAFGMHPYQARKAVYDAGVDREIARDVASVLTTLYELWDDRDGSDAEINPLMVTADKEVIAADAVFNVDEDALFRQPELQEMEEEGEFAESELDRKADEYGFDYVRLSGNVGIIGNGAGLVMTTLDLVDHYGGEPANFLDVGGGAKADRIANALDMVFSDDNVDSVVFNIFGGITRGDEVARGINQALEQFDEIPKPVVVRLAGTNWEEGMEILNEDLVTVEKTLEDAVQRAVDYAEEVEA; encoded by the coding sequence ATGCGACTGCACGAATATCAGGCCAAGCAGGTCTTCTCCGACGCCGGGATCCCGACACCGGCCTCGGACCTGGCCGGGACCGTCGACGAGGCGGTCGCCGCCGCGGAGGAGATCGGCTATCCGGTCGCCGTCAAGGCACAGGTACACGTCGGCGGACGCGGGAAAGCCGGCGGCATCAAGCTCGCCGACGACGAGAGCGAGGCCCGCGAGGCCGCCGAGGACATCCTCGGCATGGACCTCAAGGGCTACACCGTCGACCGCGTCCTCGTCGAGGAGGCCGTCGACTTCGAGAACGAGCTGTACGTCGGCGTCACGATGGACCGCGGCGAGGGCAAGCCCGTCGCGATGGTCTCGACCCGCGGCGGCGTCAACATCGAGGAGGTCGCCGAGGAGGACCCCGACGCCATCGCCCGCGAGCACATCGACCCCGCGTTCGGCATGCACCCCTACCAGGCCCGCAAGGCCGTCTACGACGCCGGCGTCGACCGCGAGATCGCCCGCGACGTGGCCTCGGTCCTGACGACGCTCTACGAGCTCTGGGACGACCGCGACGGCTCCGACGCCGAGATCAACCCCCTCATGGTCACCGCCGACAAGGAAGTCATCGCCGCCGACGCCGTCTTCAACGTCGACGAGGACGCCCTCTTTCGCCAGCCCGAGCTCCAGGAGATGGAGGAGGAAGGCGAGTTCGCCGAGAGCGAGCTCGACCGCAAGGCCGACGAGTACGGCTTCGACTACGTCCGTCTCTCCGGGAACGTCGGCATCATCGGCAACGGCGCCGGTCTCGTCATGACGACGCTGGATCTGGTCGACCACTACGGCGGCGAGCCCGCCAACTTCCTCGACGTGGGCGGCGGCGCCAAGGCCGACCGCATCGCCAACGCCCTGGACATGGTCTTCTCCGACGACAACGTCGATTCGGTCGTCTTCAACATCTTCGGCGGGATCACCCGCGGCGACGAGGTCGCCCGGGGGATCAACCAGGCGCTCGAACAGTTCGACGAGATCCCCAAGCCCGTCGTCGTCCGGCTCGCCGGGACGAACTGGGAGGAGGGCATGGAGATCCTCAACGAGGATCTCGTGACCGTCGAGAAGACGCTGGAGGACGCCGTCCAGCGTGCGGTCGACTACGCCGAGGAGGTGGAAGCATGA
- the sucD gene encoding succinate--CoA ligase subunit alpha encodes MSVLVDEDSRVIVQGITGGEGKFHTEQMIEYGTNVVAGAVPGKGGQEVAGVPVYDTVAEAAEEEDADTSVVFVPPAFAGDACFEALGVDELDLVVTITEGIPTQDVSRVYRRLQETDAYLVGPNCPGVITPGEAKLGILPGNIFEAGRVGLVSRSGTLTYQVVDSLTQRGIGQSTAIGIGGDPIIGTSFIEALALFEQDSKTDAVVMCGEIGGEDEEEAAEYIDEYMTTPVAGFIAGRTAPPGKRMGHAGAIVSGSGTGTAQSKIDALESAGVPVGDTPEEVVDNVEDLL; translated from the coding sequence ATGAGTGTTCTCGTCGACGAAGACAGCCGCGTCATCGTGCAGGGTATCACCGGCGGTGAGGGCAAGTTCCACACCGAGCAGATGATCGAGTACGGGACGAACGTCGTCGCCGGCGCCGTCCCCGGCAAGGGCGGCCAGGAGGTCGCGGGCGTCCCCGTCTACGACACCGTCGCCGAGGCCGCCGAAGAGGAGGACGCCGACACCTCCGTCGTCTTCGTCCCGCCGGCGTTCGCCGGCGACGCCTGTTTCGAGGCGCTGGGCGTCGACGAGCTCGACCTGGTCGTCACCATCACCGAGGGCATCCCGACCCAGGACGTGTCGCGGGTCTACCGCCGCCTGCAGGAGACCGACGCCTACCTCGTCGGCCCGAACTGCCCCGGCGTCATCACGCCGGGCGAGGCCAAGCTCGGCATCCTGCCGGGCAACATCTTCGAGGCCGGCCGCGTCGGCCTCGTCTCCCGCTCGGGCACCCTGACCTACCAGGTCGTCGACAGCCTCACCCAGCGCGGCATCGGGCAGTCGACCGCCATCGGCATCGGCGGCGACCCGATCATCGGCACCTCGTTCATCGAGGCGCTCGCGCTGTTCGAGCAGGACAGCAAGACCGACGCCGTCGTCATGTGCGGCGAGATCGGCGGCGAGGACGAGGAAGAGGCCGCCGAGTACATCGACGAGTACATGACCACGCCCGTCGCCGGCTTCATCGCCGGCCGCACCGCCCCGCCGGGCAAGCGCATGGGCCACGCCGGCGCCATCGTCTCCGGCTCCGGCACCGGCACCGCCCAGTCGAAGATCGACGCGCTCGAATCCGCGGGCGTCCCCGTCGGCGACACCCCCGAGGAAGTCGTCGACAACGTCGAAGACCTGCTGTAG
- a CDS encoding CHAT domain-containing protein yields the protein MTDTNEDASPRFEPTMDPTGVRIVDPIESVEFAVGTDRPVDPIPVADEPFRFPVDATVEFEATEIEFPYRAILTVRDADGTHRCDLFEDGEQRFSGRRYTVELSKTPVKVYLAVEGELTVRISGNSAVVRTENGKGVRLGARSYHSSPAGTITTTEDPTDVASALSRLGSALKTRSPERSWPTLRGYPPLVEFGDALHVPDGLSSPDSGVSIVVPPRLDALLPVASLAFYLDATVRIGMPPRLRADGREWSLTEDGDIETTVANVLRRQFTLDCVVRTTGYYDFDLFERDLLADLLPFDPGEAYEWPLAARVAAYMDVAPTAVDGAAPRWRLTADLVPEPDAVEALPHLAHELAAIRCPTPGDIDDPGVGGVGRPVFGRDRSEQAALARGADEAWNQNFVYPETATSIEHAYRGPGVPVGASELSVSAYERSLRRDPVEDVETSVTVVTNDTDMIEGDTVAAIYDLNELASFDVRMLEGLSRSELADALATETDLLHYIGHVDDRGFECADGFLDARSVASVGAEAFFLNACTSYEQGRALVENGATGGIVTVADVFDSTAERVGETVARLLGQGFSLAAALEICKRTTGFPTGEYLVVADGGVRVTQNETGVPLVYRVTWDEGLIVTPVAFPARGIGLGTTVVPFGNENDRHFLAAGEGFPIDATLDAFAETIRSEPIPLLVDGDLYWSPDLTRDDIAGLVDADSNE from the coding sequence GTGACGGACACGAACGAGGACGCGAGCCCGCGGTTCGAGCCGACGATGGACCCGACGGGCGTCAGGATCGTCGACCCGATCGAGTCGGTCGAGTTCGCCGTCGGGACGGACCGACCGGTGGATCCGATCCCGGTCGCCGACGAGCCGTTTCGCTTCCCGGTCGACGCCACTGTCGAGTTCGAAGCGACGGAGATCGAGTTCCCCTACCGAGCTATCCTCACGGTGAGAGACGCCGACGGAACTCACCGATGTGACCTGTTCGAGGACGGGGAACAGCGGTTTTCCGGCCGACGATACACGGTCGAACTGAGCAAGACGCCCGTGAAGGTCTACCTCGCCGTCGAGGGCGAACTCACCGTCCGGATATCCGGAAACTCCGCGGTGGTTCGGACCGAGAACGGTAAGGGAGTCCGTCTCGGCGCTCGGAGCTATCACTCCAGCCCGGCGGGGACGATCACGACCACCGAGGACCCGACGGACGTGGCGTCGGCGCTCTCGCGTCTCGGATCGGCACTGAAGACGCGCTCGCCCGAACGCTCGTGGCCGACGCTCCGGGGGTATCCACCGCTCGTCGAGTTCGGTGACGCACTGCACGTACCGGACGGGCTCTCCTCGCCCGACTCCGGCGTGTCGATCGTGGTACCACCGCGGCTCGATGCCCTCCTTCCGGTCGCTTCACTGGCGTTCTACCTCGACGCGACCGTTCGCATCGGGATGCCCCCTCGTCTGCGCGCGGACGGACGGGAGTGGTCACTGACCGAGGACGGCGACATCGAGACGACCGTCGCGAACGTGCTTCGACGGCAGTTCACGCTCGACTGCGTCGTCAGAACGACGGGATACTACGACTTCGACCTCTTCGAACGTGACCTGCTCGCCGACTTGCTCCCGTTCGACCCCGGTGAGGCGTACGAGTGGCCGCTCGCCGCCCGCGTGGCAGCCTACATGGATGTTGCGCCGACTGCGGTCGACGGAGCGGCCCCCCGCTGGCGACTCACCGCCGATCTGGTCCCCGAGCCGGACGCCGTCGAAGCGCTCCCGCACCTGGCCCACGAACTCGCCGCGATCCGCTGTCCGACCCCGGGAGACATCGACGATCCGGGCGTCGGTGGCGTCGGTCGACCGGTCTTCGGACGAGACCGGTCGGAGCAGGCGGCGCTCGCTCGGGGGGCAGATGAGGCGTGGAACCAGAACTTCGTGTACCCGGAGACCGCGACGAGCATCGAGCACGCCTACCGCGGACCCGGCGTTCCGGTGGGTGCGAGCGAACTGTCCGTCTCCGCGTACGAGCGCAGTCTGCGGCGGGATCCAGTCGAGGATGTCGAGACCAGCGTCACGGTCGTCACCAACGACACCGACATGATCGAGGGCGACACGGTCGCGGCCATCTACGACCTGAACGAACTAGCGTCGTTCGACGTGAGGATGCTGGAGGGGCTGTCACGGTCGGAACTCGCGGACGCGCTGGCGACCGAGACAGACCTCTTGCACTACATCGGTCACGTCGACGACAGGGGGTTCGAGTGTGCCGACGGCTTTCTCGACGCGCGGTCCGTCGCGTCGGTCGGCGCCGAGGCGTTCTTCCTCAACGCCTGCACGTCGTACGAACAGGGCCGAGCGCTGGTCGAGAACGGCGCGACGGGCGGTATCGTCACCGTCGCCGACGTGTTCGACAGCACGGCCGAACGCGTCGGCGAGACGGTCGCCCGACTACTCGGGCAGGGGTTCTCGCTGGCCGCGGCGCTGGAGATCTGCAAGCGGACCACGGGGTTCCCGACCGGGGAGTACCTCGTCGTCGCCGACGGCGGCGTCCGGGTGACGCAGAACGAGACGGGGGTTCCGCTCGTGTACCGCGTTACGTGGGACGAGGGGTTGATCGTGACGCCCGTGGCCTTCCCGGCGAGGGGGATCGGACTCGGGACAACCGTCGTGCCGTTCGGGAACGAGAACGATCGCCACTTCCTCGCTGCCGGCGAAGGGTTCCCGATCGACGCCACACTCGACGCTTTCGCCGAGACCATCCGGTCCGAACCGATCCCGCTTCTGGTCGACGGCGACCTGTACTGGTCCCCGGACCTCACGAGGGACGATATCGCGGGTCTAGTCGATGCCGACTCGAACGAGTGA